One Leptospira barantonii genomic window, AAATCAAGCACCTCATAACAAAGAACGAACCTCTTATCAACTGAAGTTTCAAGGACTGATTCGACTTTCGTTTAGACCGAACGAGAACGATTGGGCCGAATTGAGATCGCTCGCTCGTTATTTAGGAACATCGATGTGTAAGGCTTTTGTCCTATTAATGGATTTAGAAAAACAGCAACTCCCAAACAAAGAATCATCAAAGAATGGCCTTTTTAAAACGAAATTCAGGATAACAAGCCTCTTGCAAAAATTTTCTCGAGAAAAGAGTTATATTATGTTTGAGTTGATATTGGATTCTTAATGAAATAAAATGAGAATAAATCGGAAATATCTTGATAAATAACGGTTTTGTCTTTTAAAATAAAAGTTCTCACTAAATTAGCAAACAATTCATAGATACGTCTAAAGAAATAGAAATCGCCATGACTTTAAAAGATGCAAAACCGGAACTGATAAAACTATATTCTTCTATTGGAAAAATTATCACATCTTCTCTTGAACAACAAGAGGTTCTCGATGCGGTTATGGAAGAAGTGCGTTTATTTTTCAGTCCGGAAAATTGGAGTTTGATGCGATATGACGAGAGTTCGGGAGAATTATTCTTTCTAATCGCAGAAGGTCTTGAACTGGATCGAATTAAAAATATCCGCTTAAAGTCCGGCGAAGGAATTGCAGGTTCTGTCGTTCAAACTAAATCTGCTGTCTTCGTTGAAAATGCAAGGAACGATCCGAGATTCT contains:
- a CDS encoding DUF1564 family protein, whose protein sequence is MGEIKKNSKKIVHNRNLKSGKDKIRFTADFYVPIELYSYVIKRIKKEKNLTFYLKRLLKDQKLKILRNQAPHNKERTSYQLKFQGLIRLSFRPNENDWAELRSLARYLGTSMCKAFVLLMDLEKQQLPNKESSKNGLFKTKFRITSLLQKFSREKSYIMFELILDS